From the Malus domestica chromosome 17, GDT2T_hap1 genome, one window contains:
- the LOC103405073 gene encoding probable glycosyltransferase At3g07620 — MKQVYRRYQNAIVFAMASFAIVYMVVSLVTNGSKGTSQFPWLGTGVDMISDSTFRINYISSYKDATRMKALPDLGRGYIGDSVPQRDWQKGDENLKKLEAGLAAARALIGEAIKNLNHTTPLKDADYIPKGDIYRNAYAFHRSYLLMEKMFKIYVYEEGELPIFHNGPCKNIYSMEGLFLSFMETDTKFRTREPENAHVYFLPFSVVMIVEYLFHPIIRDKAVLERTVVDYVRIISNRYPYWNRSLGADHVMLSCHDWGPRATWYVKQLYFVAIRVLCNANTSEHFNPKKDASFPEINLETGEITGLIGGLHPSKRTILAFFAGRMHGRIRPFLFEHWKGKDRDLLVYEKLPEELSYHDMLKKSKYCICPSGHEVASPRIVEAIYADCVPVLISQHYVLPFSDVLNWDSFSVQVSVSEIPKLKEILMGIPEEQYRRMQERVKQVQRHFVVNNPPKRYDVFHMIIHSIWLRRLNVQI; from the exons ATGAAGCAGGTTTACAGAAGATATCAAAATGCTATTGTGTTTGCTATGGCTTCCTTTGCTATAGTTTATATGGTTGTGAGTCTTGTGACAAATGGTTCGAAAGGAACGTCTCAATTTCCATGGTTGGGTACCGGCGTAGATATGATTTCTGATTCCACATTCAGAATCAACTATATTTCATCATACAAG GATGCAACAAGGATGAAGGCATTGCCTGATCTTGGAAGGGGATACATTGGCGATTCTGTTCCGCAAAGGGATTGGCAGAAGGGAGATGAAAACCTGAAGAAACTTGAAGCTGGTCTTGCTGCTGCTAGAGCATTGATTGGGGAAGCAATAAAAAATCTTAACCATACAACACCTCTTAAAGATGCAGATTATATACCAAAAGGCGATATTTACAGGAATGCGTATGCCTTTCACCG GAGCTACCTCTTAATggaaaaaatgtttaaaatatatGTCTACGAAGAGGGAGAGCTGCCTATATTTCATAACGGTCCTTGCAAAAACATTTACTCTATGGAGGGACTCTTCCTTAGCTTCATGGAAACTGATACCAAGTTCCGGACTCGAGAGCCTGAAAATGCTCACGTCTATTTTCTGCCATTCAGTGTTGTGATGATCGTCGAGTATTTGTTTCACCCGATTATTCGTGACAAAGCTGTTCTTGAGCGCACTGTGGTTGATTACGTTCGTATCATCTCTAATAGGTATCCATACTGGAACAGAAGCCTTGGAGCTGATCATGTCATGCTTTCTTGCCATGATTGG GGGCCAAGGGCTACATGGTATGTTAAACAACTGTACTTCGTTGCCATCCGTGTACTATGCAACGCCAATACATCCGAGCACTTTAACCCTAAGAAAGATGCATCATTTCCTGAAATCAATCTGGAAACTGGTGAAATAACAGGTCTAATTGGAGGCTTGCATCCGTCCAAACGTACAATCCTAGCATTTTTTGCAGGACGAATGCACGGTCGAATTAGGCCATTTCTTTTCGAGCATTGGAAAGGAAAAGACAGAGATTTACTGGTCTATGAAAAACTCCCTGAAGAGCTTTCATACCATGACATGCTGAAGAAAAGCAAGTATTGCATTTGCCCTAGTGGACATGAAGTTGCCAGCCCAAGAATTGTGGAGGCAATTTATGCAGATTGTGTTCCAGTTTTGATATCACAACACTATGTGCTGCCTTTCAGTGATGTGCTTAACTGGGACTCGTTTTCTGTTCAAGTTTCAGTGAGTGAAATTCCAAAACTTAAAGAAATCTTAATGGGAATACCTGAAGAGCAATATCGAAGAATGCAGGAAAGAGTGAAGCAGGTGCAAAGGCATTTTGTAGTGAATAATCCACCCAAGAGATATGATGTTTTCCATAtgattattcattcaatctggCTTAGAAGATTGAATGTACAGATTTAG